The following proteins come from a genomic window of Oricola thermophila:
- a CDS encoding DUF2442 domain-containing protein, whose amino-acid sequence MIEVVKVVEVKPKPGYKADVRFSNGDGGEADFSWLRDAVGPMVEPFADEAWFARVFLSNGVLTWPNGFDVDSIALHREMAEQGRLRAPAA is encoded by the coding sequence ATGATTGAAGTGGTCAAGGTCGTCGAGGTGAAGCCGAAGCCCGGCTACAAGGCGGATGTGCGCTTTTCCAACGGAGACGGGGGCGAGGCGGATTTCTCCTGGCTCCGGGACGCCGTTGGTCCGATGGTCGAGCCCTTTGCGGACGAGGCCTGGTTCGCCCGCGTGTTTCTCTCGAACGGCGTTTTGACCTGGCCCAACGGCTTCGATGTCGATTCCATCGCACTGCATCGCGAGATGGCGGAGCAGGGGCGCTTGCGGGCGCCGGCCGCCTGA
- a CDS encoding DUF930 domain-containing protein: MHNTQSEPAAGNLRGLVASLAAHAVLAALLVFGLPAGFVPPDPPEAVAVELVPPPEEEPAPDEPPAEDEPAEEPPPAEADAVARINAQPIQVLRPVFRFGERNAGPEIAEDGNAPEEPAPEEAAEEPAPEDAVPGIAVPAEKPPLELAQARTLFSRAVSRDLAAMDAMGTLTRGERGAELCTTELREQLRHAEPPVWPELLPAYRLGEGTAIEVRDGAFRASGQWYGLSFRCEVDADATQVVAFAFSVGAAIPRSEWEARGFPGF; this comes from the coding sequence ATGCACAACACGCAATCCGAACCGGCAGCGGGAAATCTCCGGGGCCTCGTCGCCTCGCTGGCCGCGCATGCCGTTCTGGCGGCGCTGCTGGTCTTCGGCCTGCCCGCGGGCTTTGTGCCGCCCGATCCGCCGGAGGCGGTCGCGGTCGAACTCGTGCCGCCGCCGGAGGAGGAGCCCGCACCGGACGAGCCGCCAGCGGAGGATGAACCGGCCGAAGAACCGCCGCCTGCGGAGGCGGACGCCGTTGCGCGGATCAATGCCCAGCCGATCCAGGTCCTGCGTCCCGTTTTCCGCTTCGGCGAGCGGAATGCCGGTCCGGAAATCGCAGAGGACGGCAACGCGCCGGAGGAGCCCGCCCCCGAGGAGGCCGCCGAAGAGCCGGCACCGGAAGACGCCGTGCCCGGCATCGCCGTTCCCGCCGAAAAGCCGCCGCTCGAACTCGCGCAGGCCCGGACGCTCTTCTCGCGGGCCGTAAGCCGTGATCTCGCGGCCATGGATGCCATGGGCACGCTGACACGCGGCGAGCGCGGCGCCGAGCTTTGCACCACCGAGCTGCGCGAGCAGCTCCGCCATGCCGAGCCGCCCGTGTGGCCCGAACTCCTTCCGGCTTACCGGCTGGGCGAGGGCACGGCGATCGAGGTCCGCGACGGCGCCTTCCGCGCGTCCGGTCAATGGTACGGCCTGAGCTTCCGCTGCGAGGTCGACGCGGATGCCACGCAGGTCGTCGCCTTTGCCTTTTCCGTCGGCGCGGCGATTCCACGCAGCGAATGGGAGGCGAGGGGCTTTCCCGGTTTCTGA
- a CDS encoding DsbA family protein, whose amino-acid sequence MAEIFMTRRSALLATAVAGVSLAAAPRLAFAQSAPKPTGTVDMEKLLQPGPLEEQVEGSEDAPVTVVEYASMTCGHCANFHKNTFPAIKENYIDTGKVRFIMREFPFDPRAAAAFMLARCAPEGKYFAMVDVLFRQQEQWAFVKNAREPLENIAKLAGFTQESFEACLTNQKLLDDINSVRERGASEFGVDATPTFFINGKKYSGALSVEEMSAVLDGML is encoded by the coding sequence ATGGCCGAAATCTTCATGACCCGCCGTTCCGCCCTGCTGGCCACCGCGGTTGCAGGCGTTTCCCTCGCCGCCGCGCCGCGCCTTGCCTTCGCGCAGTCCGCGCCGAAGCCGACAGGCACGGTCGACATGGAAAAGCTGCTGCAGCCCGGTCCGCTGGAAGAGCAGGTCGAGGGTTCCGAGGACGCGCCGGTCACCGTCGTCGAATATGCCTCGATGACCTGCGGCCACTGTGCCAACTTCCACAAGAATACCTTCCCGGCCATCAAGGAAAACTACATCGACACCGGCAAGGTCCGTTTCATCATGCGCGAGTTTCCCTTCGATCCCCGCGCCGCGGCCGCCTTCATGCTGGCCCGCTGCGCGCCGGAGGGAAAGTATTTCGCCATGGTCGATGTCCTGTTCAGGCAGCAGGAACAGTGGGCTTTCGTCAAGAATGCGCGCGAGCCGCTGGAAAACATCGCGAAGCTGGCCGGTTTTACACAGGAGAGCTTCGAGGCCTGCTTGACCAACCAGAAGCTTCTGGATGACATCAATTCGGTAAGGGAGCGCGGGGCATCGGAATTCGGCGTCGATGCGACCCCGACCTTTTTCATCAACGGAAAGAAATATTCCGGAGCCCTATCAGTTGAAGAGATGTCGGCAGTTCTGGACGGAATGCTCTGA
- a CDS encoding RND transporter, translating to MQSLASLLDQLPWNIVIIACLTLGLAPFVPEPHIWEKLKMLASGTLVKPIDIFDFLMHAAPFVLAALKLAVPILAAK from the coding sequence ATGCAATCGCTCGCCAGCCTTCTCGACCAGTTGCCCTGGAACATCGTCATCATCGCCTGCCTGACGCTCGGCCTCGCCCCCTTCGTGCCGGAGCCGCACATCTGGGAGAAGCTGAAGATGCTGGCGTCCGGCACGCTGGTGAAGCCGATCGACATCTTCGATTTTCTGATGCATGCCGCGCCCTTCGTCCTCGCCGCCCTCAAGCTGGCGGTGCCGATCCTCGCGGCGAAATAG
- a CDS encoding secondary thiamine-phosphate synthase enzyme YjbQ, which yields MRQTAISIATDGPGLYEFTGRAEAFVRDAGAGEGLLTVFVRHTSCSLLIQENADPDVRRDLDEFFRRLVPRSDDPSMRWIVHTTEGPDDMPAHIKAALTQVSVGIPVAGGRLALGTWQGLYLFEHRDRPHRREVVLHLSS from the coding sequence ATGAGGCAGACTGCGATCTCGATAGCCACCGATGGTCCCGGCCTCTACGAGTTCACCGGCCGTGCGGAAGCCTTTGTCCGCGATGCGGGGGCGGGCGAGGGGCTTCTGACGGTCTTCGTGCGCCACACCTCCTGCTCGCTGCTGATCCAGGAGAATGCCGATCCCGACGTGCGGCGCGATCTCGACGAATTCTTCCGCCGCCTGGTGCCGCGCTCCGACGATCCCTCGATGCGCTGGATCGTGCACACGACCGAGGGGCCGGACGACATGCCGGCCCACATCAAGGCGGCGCTGACGCAGGTCTCCGTCGGCATCCCGGTCGCCGGCGGGCGCCTTGCGCTCGGCACCTGGCAGGGCCTTTACCTGTTCGAGCACCGCGACCGCCCGCACCGCCGCGAGGTGGTTCTCCACCTGTCGTCGTAA
- the smc gene encoding chromosome segregation protein SMC: MRFEKLRLLGFKSFVEPTEFIIEGGLTGVVGPNGCGKSNLVEALRWVMGESSYKNMRASGMDDVIFSGSATRPSRNTAEVSLFLDNSDRTAPPAFNDDDTLQVTRRIEREAGSAYKINGKDARAKDVQLLFADQSTGARSPSMVGQGRIGELIQAKPQARRALLEEAAGISGLHSRRHDAELRLRGAETNLERLEDVIGELESQIESLKRQARQAKRFKALSRDIREAEATLLHLRWTHAREQEAEAQSALSRATSLVGERAQLQMEAAKTQAIAQRKLPELREAEAAAAAALQRLTIALNQLDEDARRQEARRNELQNRAEQLAADIAREEQMKAENAAAIARLDEEEAQIVAEEASTGDREAELKRLFEQAEEALARSEAELSRLTGERAEAGALRTQLERRIRETRERSDRLAAQQDRLVAELAEIENRIKSLADPAEKRAQLEAAENAVLEAERAAAEAEQNVSAAREAENARQPALQEARAQLNRLETEAQTLSKMLNAGGSDLFPAVVEKMRVEKGFEAALGAALGDDLDLPLDSTAPAYWAAVAPLADDPALPAGVVPLADYVKAPDALHRALRQIGVVESVEQGQALQAELRTGQRLVTRDGALWRWDGYTARADAPTPAAQRLAQKNRLAELDAEIVEATKVLRACEADVAGRKEATKAAIEAERRSRDALRAAQAAAREARDALAAAERATGELSKRKAVLEESVSRARADIEEAAGVLAEAETALAGEPDLSDLDAAVEKQSAVVTTERAALTEARANHQSLAREREARQRRLVALRSERENWRSRGANADRQIEVLTARRDETAKELAALEDVPDEMPQRRRGLVREIETAEQARKEAADRLALAETAGREADKAATDAITALSGAREERARAEERLTAASERRKEVEARIRETLNCAPHEALKLTGLDSDAALPDADAVERRLERLKIERERLGAVNLRAEEEQAELAERLESIVRERDDVVDAIRELRSAIASLNKEGRERLLEAFEAVNAHFKRLFAHLFGGGTADLQLVESDDPLEAGLEIVARPPGKKPQTMTLLSGGEQALTAMALIFAVFLTNPAPICVLDEVDAPLDDHNVERFCNLMDQMAKDTDTRFVIITHNPITMARMDRLFGVTMAEQGVSQLVSVDLQQAEELREAS; the protein is encoded by the coding sequence ATGCGCTTTGAGAAGCTCCGCCTGCTCGGCTTCAAGTCATTCGTCGAGCCGACCGAATTCATCATCGAGGGCGGCCTGACCGGCGTTGTCGGGCCGAACGGCTGCGGCAAGTCGAACCTTGTCGAGGCGCTGCGCTGGGTGATGGGCGAGTCCTCCTACAAGAACATGCGCGCGTCCGGCATGGATGACGTGATCTTCTCCGGCTCCGCGACGCGCCCCTCGCGCAACACCGCCGAGGTCTCCCTCTTCCTCGACAATTCCGACCGGACCGCGCCGCCGGCCTTCAACGACGACGACACCCTTCAGGTGACGCGCCGCATCGAGCGCGAGGCGGGTTCCGCCTACAAGATCAACGGCAAGGACGCCCGCGCGAAGGATGTCCAGCTTCTCTTCGCCGACCAGTCGACGGGCGCCCGCTCTCCCTCCATGGTCGGGCAGGGCCGCATCGGCGAGCTGATCCAGGCCAAGCCGCAGGCCCGCCGCGCGCTGCTGGAGGAGGCCGCCGGCATTTCCGGCCTGCATTCGCGCCGCCACGATGCCGAGCTTCGCCTGCGCGGCGCGGAAACTAACCTCGAGCGTCTCGAGGACGTGATCGGCGAGCTGGAGAGCCAGATCGAGAGCCTGAAGCGCCAGGCCCGGCAGGCCAAGCGGTTCAAGGCGCTGTCGCGCGACATCCGCGAGGCGGAGGCGACCCTGCTGCACCTGCGCTGGACCCACGCCAGGGAGCAGGAGGCCGAGGCGCAGTCGGCGCTTTCGCGGGCCACCTCCCTTGTCGGCGAGCGCGCCCAGCTGCAGATGGAGGCGGCCAAGACCCAGGCCATAGCCCAGCGCAAGCTGCCCGAGCTGCGCGAGGCCGAGGCCGCCGCCGCCGCCGCGTTGCAGCGGCTCACCATCGCCCTCAACCAGCTCGACGAGGATGCCCGCCGCCAGGAGGCGCGCCGCAACGAGCTGCAGAACCGTGCCGAACAGCTTGCCGCCGACATCGCCCGCGAGGAGCAGATGAAGGCGGAGAACGCGGCCGCGATCGCCCGCCTCGACGAGGAGGAGGCGCAGATCGTTGCCGAAGAGGCCTCGACGGGCGACCGCGAGGCCGAGCTGAAGCGCTTGTTCGAGCAGGCCGAGGAGGCGTTGGCGCGCTCGGAGGCCGAGCTGTCCCGCCTGACCGGAGAGCGTGCGGAGGCCGGGGCCCTGCGCACGCAACTCGAACGCCGCATCCGCGAGACGCGGGAGCGTTCCGACCGGCTGGCCGCCCAGCAGGACCGCCTTGTGGCCGAGTTGGCCGAGATCGAGAACCGCATCAAGTCGCTTGCCGATCCGGCCGAGAAGCGCGCGCAGCTCGAGGCCGCCGAGAACGCGGTCCTGGAGGCCGAGCGCGCCGCCGCCGAGGCCGAGCAGAACGTGTCTGCCGCCCGCGAGGCCGAGAACGCGCGCCAGCCCGCCCTGCAGGAGGCGAGGGCGCAGTTGAACCGGCTGGAGACCGAGGCCCAGACCCTTTCGAAGATGCTCAATGCCGGCGGCAGCGACCTGTTCCCCGCCGTGGTCGAGAAGATGAGGGTCGAGAAGGGCTTTGAGGCCGCGCTCGGCGCGGCGCTGGGTGACGATCTCGACCTGCCGCTGGATTCGACGGCGCCGGCCTACTGGGCCGCCGTTGCGCCGCTTGCCGACGATCCCGCCTTGCCTGCGGGCGTCGTGCCGCTCGCCGATTACGTCAAGGCGCCGGACGCGCTGCATCGCGCTTTGCGGCAGATCGGCGTGGTGGAGAGCGTGGAGCAGGGCCAGGCGCTGCAGGCGGAGCTCCGGACCGGCCAGCGGCTGGTGACGCGGGACGGCGCGCTATGGCGCTGGGACGGCTACACCGCCCGCGCCGATGCGCCGACGCCCGCCGCGCAGCGGCTGGCGCAGAAGAACCGGCTTGCGGAACTGGACGCCGAGATCGTCGAGGCGACGAAGGTGCTCCGTGCCTGCGAGGCCGATGTCGCCGGGCGCAAGGAAGCCACGAAGGCCGCGATCGAGGCGGAGCGCCGGTCCCGCGACGCGCTGCGCGCCGCCCAGGCCGCGGCCCGCGAGGCCCGCGACGCGCTGGCCGCCGCCGAGCGGGCGACCGGCGAGCTGTCGAAGCGCAAGGCCGTGCTCGAGGAAAGCGTCTCCCGCGCCAGGGCCGACATCGAGGAGGCCGCCGGCGTGCTGGCCGAGGCCGAGACCGCTCTGGCCGGCGAGCCGGATCTGTCCGATCTGGACGCGGCGGTGGAGAAGCAGTCTGCGGTCGTGACCACCGAGCGCGCCGCGCTGACCGAGGCCCGCGCCAACCACCAGTCGCTCGCCCGGGAGCGCGAGGCGCGCCAGCGCCGTCTCGTCGCGCTGCGCTCCGAGCGCGAGAACTGGCGTTCCCGCGGCGCCAATGCCGACCGGCAGATCGAGGTGCTGACCGCCCGCCGCGACGAGACCGCGAAGGAACTGGCCGCCCTCGAGGACGTGCCGGACGAGATGCCCCAGCGTCGCCGCGGCCTTGTCCGCGAGATCGAAACCGCCGAGCAGGCGCGCAAGGAGGCGGCCGACAGGCTGGCGCTGGCCGAGACCGCGGGCCGCGAGGCCGACAAGGCGGCGACCGACGCGATCACGGCCCTCTCGGGCGCCCGCGAGGAGCGGGCTCGCGCCGAGGAGCGGCTCACCGCGGCCTCTGAGCGGCGCAAGGAGGTCGAGGCGCGCATCCGCGAGACCCTGAACTGCGCGCCGCACGAGGCATTGAAGCTGACCGGCCTCGATTCCGATGCGGCGCTCCCCGATGCCGATGCCGTCGAGCGCCGGCTCGAACGCCTGAAGATCGAGCGCGAGCGTCTCGGCGCGGTCAATCTGCGCGCCGAGGAGGAACAGGCGGAGCTGGCCGAGCGGCTGGAATCCATCGTGCGCGAGCGCGATGACGTGGTGGATGCGATCCGCGAGTTGCGCTCCGCCATCGCCAGCCTCAACAAGGAGGGCCGCGAGCGCCTGCTGGAAGCCTTCGAGGCGGTCAATGCCCACTTCAAGCGGCTCTTCGCGCATCTGTTCGGCGGCGGCACGGCGGACTTGCAGCTGGTCGAGAGCGACGATCCGCTCGAGGCCGGTCTCGAGATCGTTGCCCGCCCGCCCGGCAAGAAGCCGCAGACGATGACCCTGCTGTCCGGCGGCGAGCAGGCGCTGACGGCCATGGCCCTCATCTTCGCCGTGTTCCTGACCAATCCGGCGCCGATCTGCGTGCTCGACGAGGTCGACGCGCCGCTCGACGATCACAATGTCGAGCGTTTCTGCAACCTTATGGACCAGATGGCCAAGGACACGGACACCCGCTTCGTCATCATCACCCACAACCCGATCACCATGGCGCGCATGGACCGCCTGTTCGGCGTCACCATGGCCGAGCAGGGCGTCTCGCAGCTGGTGTCGGTCGATCTCCAGCAGGCCGAGGAGCTGCGCGAGGCGAGCTGA
- a CDS encoding DUF4160 domain-containing protein — MPTISIFFGIVIQMYWRDHNPPHLHALYQGREALFDIQTGEVIGGSLPDRAERIVSEWIAQRRPAFAGKLGAWQSSSALQPGAGSRC; from the coding sequence ATGCCGACGATCTCGATATTCTTCGGCATCGTGATCCAGATGTACTGGCGCGACCACAATCCGCCGCATCTCCATGCGCTGTATCAGGGCCGGGAGGCGTTGTTCGACATTCAGACAGGCGAGGTCATCGGCGGTAGCCTGCCCGACCGGGCCGAACGCATCGTTTCCGAATGGATCGCGCAGCGTCGGCCTGCCTTTGCTGGAAAACTGGGAGCGTGGCAGTCTTCATCTGCCCTTCAACCAGGTGCCGGGAGCAGATGTTGA